The Ptychodera flava strain L36383 chromosome 7, AS_Pfla_20210202, whole genome shotgun sequence DNA window ACAGatgcagacagacacacacacacacaccgaaAATCCTGCTGTATTGGCACCTACTGTaggtgcaaaaaaaaaatatgttgtaCGAATAAAATATCATACACTGAAAACATTCTCAAGTACTGTCGCACAGCCACTCTGAACACTGATTTACAGTTTTCTGTCTGAATCTGAGTGCTTTTAAAGTGGACTGACCACCAACTGAACTGAACATATTCATACGTTGGTTTGTTTCTAAACGTGAAGGCATTGCTTTAAGGAAGTGAAATTCAACACTTGAAGTCACATAACCCAATATTGATGTACACCTGAGGCTTTGTGTAATAGCACTGCACAAGTGAGGGATCAATTACATTATATGCTGTAAAGCCTAAATGAGCTTACAACCTGCTGTGTGACCTCAGTGTCAGGCCCTTCTCCAAACTGTAGGATCAAAACACTACATACCACAGTTCAGGATACAAAACCTTCCCTTTAGGATTGTGTCCTAGTTTCAGGGCAAGCTATCTGACACAACACACAAATGGTTCAGAGTGTTTTCTGTACATGCATCAGTAATTCAATTTCCATGTTTAatcattttgttataatttaaatgtattATCATTTAAATATCTAATTTGCTTTTGTATCTCCCTTTTCCTCTAAATAGTTaatggtttattttttcttccaccTTCACATATTTCATGATAGCACTGAACCAATCCAAAGAATCCACAAATGCAAAAACTGAAGCCATTAAAATTTACTGAAAAACAAGGGTTTGCCTCTGAGCAACACAGACCTCACCttatacagatactgtactttgaCTACACTATAGACTAAGCACCTCAGGTGTTTGATAACTCAAGTGTCTgctataaaaacaaaaacaaacaaaacaaaacaaaacaatttaaaagttaccaaaaacaaaaatttcagGAATGCACTCTGACCAGAATATGATTATGCTGATGGTCATATTGAGGcttatttatcaaattatttCATGCAATGGAAGCCACTTTCCTAGTTATCGACAGTGGggcaaatgttttgaaatttggtatttaTTTTATGAGGTGAATGCTGGCTGACATATGACCATAAACGTAAAAATATAAGGAGTGAGTAGCAAGTGTGACACAATTGAGCCATAAAGGTAGACAGACAGCCTTGGGAAAGATTTGGAACCTCATATCTGTCATCATACATACAATGATTAATACGAGGCAGAATTCCTAACGCGACATACATGCAGCTGCtactctgtgtcaaaacaagtTTTCCTTTTAACCCTTTTATGGCTAGCGTCAAAGGTGTTGCATGAAAGCAGGGCATACGGTATTGCTATTCATGAAATACCGCTGAATTGTCTCTCTGGTTCAGGTTATTGAGGGCTGCTTAGCTTTGCAACTATCAGTATGTGTAGTGGTAATTACAAATGTAGACCTACAACTGTATAAGACTGTCATGAATTGGTTTGGGGGATCTCTCCGTCATGTTGACTAACATGGAATGTTAGTGTTGGACAATAGGTCAATCCAAGAATTCGACTCACCATGGTACAAAAAAAAGCCATATGCACAAACATGCATAGAAACATACGCATGCAGAAACATACGCATTTCCTTATGTGTTTGTACACATGGATTTGTGTGCACCGCCATCACATCATGTGATCTCTTCAGCTTATTGTGTCTACAGAACACTCAGCGTCCCCTTTAACATTCTGCAGTAGAACCATTATACTAttaattttataaaatataattatttaaatttgtaaaattgataTTCTGAATTTTATCGAATAAAGACGAGCAAAACAcgaaaagacaaaacaaaataaaaaacagaaaacaacatCTCTTGTGCACATAATAATCATATATCATGTGCAAAAATGAAAGAACACCGTGTTGTCCTGAATGAATTTCTGAAGCGCTTCTGGAATGTGAGACGCTATAGGAAAGTAATCTGAGGGCACATGCCACTGGCGACCTGCATGTCCCGGAGAGTTGGAATAAGGTCAACCATAGATCCCTAAAGAAAGCGAGGGTTTATGATGATCATGGGTCAACAGACCTATCGGAGACTTGATGAGGCCGTGTGTGTACGATGGCCAGAATAGCAAAGCTATCGATGTTTGTTGAATGTCACAGCACAGTCCCTCcccttggtggagggactgcagctagaaagtgaagaaccagctgaaagttagttgaggagaccttgaccgcatatcatttgcatctcattgtcggctacatggactgtgtgcccacaGCTATGATTTTATATGCACTCAACTGATACGAATACATGCCAGTTCTACGGGCGTAGAACAAGTAGGACGTATGATAGACACCGGCTAACGTGGTCACGCCTACACATTCAACCGTCAACACACATGCATTTTCCGCGCCAGATGGCAATGACAACAAACATGGCACCGCGCCAAGGCAAGCATGTCCACATGGTTTCAAAACCATAACAAACATGACAACTTGAAATTGTCACTGGTTAAgacattgaaattttcacaaacctTTAAGAGAGTGATCTGCGAATCAGAAATGTCGGGTTGACACCTCAGTTTCTACAAAAACTACCTGGTGGGAGGTGCAAAAACGAGTGTTTCCCCGAACCGCAAAGACGTACAACATCGACGGAGCGGAGTCGTCACTTTCGAATGTGGGCGCGAGAGCAGcctgttttcaaactttatttcatccaTAAAGAGTTCAACAATTTAATTTGCAGTTACCTATTCGGCTAAAATTTGTCCGTTAACTTTtagataattatttttttatgaatcGAAAACCGTAGACAAGTAAATAGCGATACATAAATACCGGCAGAATTTTCTAGTTTGAGTACGAGGATAATCGCGCACGCGTGAATCTTTTAGCACACTACTACTACCTGAAAGAACGGCCACTGTGATTGGCCAATGGCATTTTCTCGAAGACGCGTTAAAGTTGTGCGGCCGGCACACAACTCCTTTCTTCGAGATTTCGCTTCTTCCGTCGAGACAACATAACATAAATCAGAGCTCTTATGTAAAGTTAAATACTACCATACTTAAGAAGCATCTTGTTTTTCTCAAACTGAAAAAGTTGCCCACTTTTTCGTAACCAATTAGACTCGGGGTAAGATCTTTGGAAAGGTCAACATGGCTGCCCTTATgcagaaatacaaaatggcgGAATTCGGCCCAGACTCAGGCGGCAGAGTAAAGGTAAGTTTTCCACACTAATATTCGCCACTTCGACCTTAAAATAGACAGACCTTTTGAAGATGGAAGGTCTAGAAGATCCTCAACGTGTTTACCTTTTTCTGCCTAAGATTGGATCGGCAAAGAAAAACTATGCGATGAGTCCGAGGGGTCGATGGTTTTGTTGCCCCGTGATTTGTTTACGTTAACATTGAACGACTCCGGCGCTGATGTGATTCCAAATCGTTTCAAAGAAACAGGGCCCCGTATTATAGGGCCCCGGGTTATTGAACCGCTCTTTTTAAGGGTGGGAATTTTGCctagcggttttgactgtggtgTCTTCGCTACTGGGTGCCGAACATTGTTCAAATCCTATCGAAAGTCATACATGTGTACGTAACACATTTCATGGAGAACAACTCTGATGGCGGCGTAATTAATTCAGTGATCTTGCACAGCCAGTATATAGCCTTGAAGCAAAATCAAACAATTCACAATGTTGATCAGTCTTGATCACAATCTTAATCACCAATATCAATATGgcattcttgatttttcattctcaattTGGCAGATTCAAGATAAAAGAGGCTTGTTGACATTagaatgaaatacatgtagaatcataaaaaaatataaaaggttGCCATATTATGAAGCGAGTTCATCTTTCTTTTACGTCCATGGTTCTGCAAAGATGAAATAGTAGATAACATTGCAATTATTAGAAAAGATACTTTCTcgttgcatttatgtacaccatCATAGTTCTTCCATCATCACTGTGATGTTATTGTGTTAAATTACAGTGTACCTTCAAATATGATTTTCCGCAGGTGTGGCCTGATAGAGGTTTCTTTCGTTTTTGATATCAATTGTATTGCTTCAATTATAGATAGTCTCACTTCTTCTGTCATGCCGCAATTTAAAATGACAAGATAAACACAATGCAACACAATTTCAACAGCAGTGCAGTACATGTACGTTGTTACTCAGTATTGTCACAGGGGCTAGAGAGCAATGCATATGATTGATTtcttacatgtatacatataacTATTAGATATCAAACATTTCTATGATCATAGGCCGTAAGAATTTTTAGGGCCTGTGCTATAACACTATCTCGAACAGGGTCACTGTGTGCCTGTAGCTACAATGTACTGCCTCACCATCTCTGCATAGAATTTCAAAGAAAGTCCATACCCTTCTTAATTCCACCACTAGTTTCTTCACAGTCAATGTCTTGAGTTGTGAACGAGATGTTCAGtcataggggaaagaaatcagtcccctggggtggggagggagggtttttgtgcaatggtttaccttatttgattttattaattttgactgtgatatttcaaataaagagttcaactccacaccgtctgactgttttctttattgctacaagtaattttattaattttgactgtaatatttcaaataaagatttcaactccacaccgtctgacagctttatatattaccgacaagtccttatctcctctccaacttgtgtatacaccactgtaattgctccgaaaacattgccaacttgctaatccgctgtcggtatcagcggattaagtgattgagtcaacaccacagccgtcccacacgcattaaaataaggaaagggttgaaaatcacagacacagtgtcacgatgtcgtccgtaaaactagtggacgcttaaaatattcatgaattcgtaaataaaTAGGAAGTTACATAACTTATTGTTCATAAATAAACGGTAAGGAGCTCCCTAGTGACCGGCCATTGAgagaaattactgaaagcaacaacctcgcgaccggtcgtatagacaaatgttggcaaaaattccACACTTAAcacttacagccacgacctcacgatcggtcattgagaaaaattaccgggaaaaaaaaccctgaaagCCATAACCTCATGACCGATCATTGAGAAAATTTCGGGCTAAATTAAACTCTTTATAGCCACGACCGGtcgttgaaaaaaattactgggGGAAAAAAGTCAAAGCTTGAAAGCCACAACCTCATGACCGGTCGTTGAGAAAAATGttgtgaaaattcaacactttacagccacgacctggtGCGATCGGTTgtggagagaaaatattgggaaaaaatcggaaacctgaaatctactACCGTGGACGCTTAAACTATTCTCGTTGAGAGAAATTGAAGCCCTTTAtctgtgatgaaatcaactaggctaccgtccgaccggtcaggagagaaaatgtagaaaagttaaaaagtcactaacaacagccatgtggagagacagctcagaaaaaattaaaatacatgatCTGGACGGCGCCGGCCTGAAGGAGAACAGCAACGttacaaattttgatgacataggTTAAGTTCCTGACTACATTTTCCTATACCCTAGAACTTTAAAAAGCTAAGTCCATCCTTTCAGTTCATTCAGATTATGTGCTGTCGTCGTTGAGTTGCGTGTTTGAGGAATGATAATGGTGGAAAGTGCATAACAATAcagcgaaaatatataaaagtcagCGTGGACCCTCTATTGTGCCGCGCAACAACCTAAACGTAGCAGCTAAacgtttttacagacagaatacaCAGACAAGGTGGCGAATAACATGAAAtcgtttttgttgaaaaggcgTGCTCGCAGTACCGgcaaaactgaataaaaagttaATGATTTTATCCATCTAGTTCTCGGAAACTGAAGCGAGGGCTGTCCGTCTTTGGGGAAAATACTATAACTTACGCTACACATGGACGCGGAAGTGAAAAACacactaacattttaaaacgagaacgggcaagaaaatgtcagcaaatttGTAGTCCTGGTAACAACTGGGGTTAATATTAGTAATCGTGTTCCTTGAtattcaagatgttttgttgataggcctacatgtgcacATTGTGGAGGTTCTTTTGGAGTACCTGTAGGTGATAACTTCATTGGTACGGATTGTCGCTGATGTATTAGCGGGGAGACCGGGCAAACGAGTCAGTCACagtcgatgacggtgtgctACGTTTACGATAGACGCTATAGATGTACGGTGACGATggtggcatcgaataatatctgaatatggatagtgtataatactggcatacacgatgacatcaatctatattgagctgcctgcaGCGGTGTTCGGTTCGGTTGATGCTGTCTGAGCCTCGCTACAAGGAGAAAaagtctccttgtctgtggctgttgaagctaccacctcgataACCAAGGAGGTTTGTGTAGATGCAGAGGCAGGAAACGTGATACCTCGCCCTTCAGCTCTTTCCGTGCAGGATTTAcagaagttttggttatattctcGAACTCATCGTTAGcaacattttgtgacaaaaaggatacaaataaatccttgttttgattttgtaggatTGATTAAAACCAGTCGTGTAGCGTGATCTTATAAAACTTTGCTCATTTTGAGCATGATGTACTAACTTTGACATTATATAACATCAAACGCatcatgggaaatatgtttacttctggattggaaataaacaggtttgaggtcaaaaggttctacttccgacttccgctcttacggacgacatcggaccatgaccgactcaaaaatgtaggttggttttctggctcaagatgaccattttagacggcgtactttggcatgtaacagttcatcggtatagcgatgcttttgatagtcgttaaatttcaattgacttctatatctgctcagatttgcgggtttttttgtgacactgtgtctgtgatcttcaaccctttccttattttactacgtgtgtgacggctgtggtgttgactcaatcaattaatccgctgatacggacagcggattagcaagttggcaatgttttcggagcaattatagtggtgtatacacaagttggagaggagataaggacttgtcggtaatatataaagcagtcagacggtgtggagtcgaaatctttatttgaaataccacagtcaaaattaataaaataaaataaggtaaaccgttgcacaaaaaaatctCCTCCCCCACCCCAGagtcctttcatctgttccctaTGGTTCAGTTGTTCTTGTCTTATCAGAAATAACTAATGGAAGCTTTTACTGTCCAGAGTTCCTCCACCCACAGACTGTGTACTGTCAATCTATGCCATTACAGTGGTTTTGTTCACTTTTTCAGGGTATCTCCATAATTAAACCGATTGTGTTCGGTAACATCGCAAGGTATTTTGGTAAGAAGAGAGAAGAAGATGGACACACTCATCAGTGGACTGTTTACTTGAAACCTTTTAGAAACGAGGTAACATGCAAGTACAGCATTGTTGTTGCTGTACTGTACCTTGTCTTGCATTTTCAAATGAGATGTTGAAGTattccagtgtttttgttaaggctggTACCCCTGTAAATGTTACCGGAGTTCCCAGTCATACCGGGGTTctccttggtatatcaatgcaatcagatttagggacagcagaaatgttaccagaGTTCCCCGGAgtttcccaaatcatttaccaatattccccaaccttagcaaaaacactgtattcTGAGGGAATAATGTTCAGGGATGTTTGACTTGAACAAAAGTGGCTGTTAAAGCTCCATGAGGTGCATCATGAGATTTACATATAATTCACAgtattttatgtttgtgcagtgcAGTGTCTCCCTGGAAACATGTCAAATTGCCGCGTGTTCAACCTGCCAATACAggctgtacatgtattgaaaGTAGTGAAGGGGCTTACATTTATACAAGAGTAGGAGGTAGTGCCTGGAggagtatttttttttgcaaaggtTCTGTAattttggtaaatgatttgggaaccccggtaacatttcgGCTGTCCttaaatctgattgcattgatatacaaaGGGGAACCCttgtaaaatgaatatttctttcctcttctTGTTTTGTCATGCACTTCTTTGTGGTTTGGAAAGCCTCTTAGTTTTGGAATGGGATTTTCATAAATGCACTCATTTTTCTTCACAGGACATGTCAGTGTATGTGAAAAAGATTCAATTTAAACTTCATGAAAGCTACACAAACCCTCTAAGAGGTAAGAAAACACTGGTATATTTGATCACAGACAAAACTACTTCTATGTTTTCATCTGAAACAAACTGGCTGCCTTGCCCTTTCATCCCTTAAACTTTTCAAATTGAACATCATTTAGAGATATGGAAATTATGAAAGCTTTCAGTAAAAAAATCTCGTGTCGTGGTTTCCAAGTCTACCTTATTCCTCAGTAAGTTTTATCATCATTCAGTCTTGCTCAAGTTTATATCTAATATGTCTGTCGCAGTGAGATATGTATCTTTTGTAATCATTGAGCAAGGCAAAATCACTCATTGGCAGTTGTAGTTAGTGATTTTGGAGGTTAGAAGGCAACACCAAAGTTGGTTTTCTCAAAAGTTGCCATTTGTCACATACAGCCTTCAATGAAGAATTTCAACATGTTACACAATGGTACGGACATCTCTTCTTTGTGTTTCCCTACTGAGcatttattgatgaaattttatgtTTCTTTGCAGTGCTCACAAAACCACCCTATGAGGTTACAGAAACGGGCTGGGTGTGATTTTGAAGTGGTcattaaaatcttcttcaatgATCCAAATGAGAGGCCGGTGAGTTTATTACAATCAGGGGTCCTTTATTGTCAATCCATTTTATGATCATTCTTTACTTACCTAAAGCCactttcatattctttgcccaTTCTGAACAGTCTGAATTGATGTATACAAAACTTAATGTGTGCCAATTTATTTAGCTACTTTAGTGCTTCATTTGTGACATGTTTTAATATCATTGTCATTAGCTCACACTAGGTATAtgtatataccaaagagagcttacaTTTTTCAGTAATCAGAAGAATATCATGAGCTCCAAAGTTTATGCAAGAATTGTGTACAGATATATCTTGCTTTACCAGTCAGGGTTCTCCAAAGGGGGGTTAAGGGGTGGGCTTCCCCTCTGTTATCAAAcgttatatttatatatgtaattaCCAAACTAAAGATCAATTTTCacgacaaaagaatatgcaaagtaaacttaatttgcattattttctAATTTACATCGTTATGTAAATTGTCCAATTCTCGTGTTTTTCCAAGCTACGGAGAACACTGTCTGCATGTTTCCTTGTGAGTTGATCGGCATAATCATTCTTGTGTATTTTGCTTTCTCTGATATCATTCCCAGGTTACAGTGTATCATCTCTGAAACTCTTCAATCAGAGACAAATCTTATGCTTGGAAAGAAAAATGTAGTATCAGAACAGTATGATGAATTGGTAAGTGTGATTTCATTTCTTGAAAAAGCTTCTAAGAGTTTCTCCACTGCTGTATTTTGCTGTTTGTTAACTCTTTGAGAGCTgcaattttcccgccaaaattttagtgcaacattttaccaatttttaggaatttttttgtaattttttcgataatttttgaccaagtggacatcacatttcatttgctacagttctttcccaaaattttggcaaaaatctgaaaaaatttgacttgggTATATtctat harbors:
- the LOC139136957 gene encoding LOW QUALITY PROTEIN: YEATS domain-containing protein 4-like (The sequence of the model RefSeq protein was modified relative to this genomic sequence to represent the inferred CDS: inserted 2 bases in 1 codon; deleted 1 base in 1 codon), translating into MAALMQKYKMAEFGPDSGGRVKGISIIKPIVFGNIARYFGKKREEDGHTHQWTVYLKPFRNEDMSVYVKKIQFKLHESYTNPLRVLTKPPYEVTETGWCDFEVVIKIFFNDPNERPVTVYHLXETLQSETNLMLGKKNVVSEQYDELIFQDPTQMMQQLLTNTRQLTLGPHKHETDFEEQERKTLVSIQSAKKKIRFEIAELNERLKQSKEAIQKFKEEIKRLEDQEHEKDEMVT